Genomic segment of Methanoculleus horonobensis:
GCCGAGGTTCGCGATCGTCGAGTAGGCGAGAACCAGTTTGGCGTTGTTCTGCGATATCGCGATCGCGGATGCGACGACGAAGGTCACGGCGCCGACGAGGCCGATGGAGAACCCGGCGAATGTCCCGGCAAAGACCGGTGAGAACCTGACCAGGATGTAGACGCCGGCCTTGACCATGGTGCTCGAGTGGAGCAGCGCCGAGACCGGGGTCGGGGCCACCATCGCCCCGAGGAGCCAGGAGGAGAAGGGCATCAGCGCGGCCTTCGTGATCCCGGCAAACCCGATCAGGGCGGCCGGAAGCAGGATGATGGCCGTGTCGCCGGAGGCGAGCACCCGGGCGAGATCGATGCCCCCGCTCGTCGCCTCGGTGGCGGCAAGAATGATGAGCGCGACGACGAACGCGACCCCGCCGAGGAGGTTCATCACCAACGCGCGGAATGCGTTCTTCGTCGCCTCTTCGGTCTCCGAGTAGCCGATCAGCAGGAAGGAGCTGATAGTGGTGATCTCCCAGAAGAAGAAGACCCACATGAGGTTGTTCGAGAAGACCAGGCCGAACATCGCGGCGAGGAAGGCAAAGATGACGAAGAAGAAGATCTTCTGCCGGTCACGCACCTCCGGGTGGTGGTGGTGATACGTCTCCATGTACCTGACCGAGTATACGGCTATGAGGCTCCCGATGAGCCCGATGATCAGGGCCATGATGATCGAGAACTGGTCGATGAAGAGGTTGTTGACCGCATGAAGGCTCCCCGAGAACGTGGCCTCGAGGTATACCACCAGCGCCGCCTGGACGGCGGCCAGCGCGATTGCCAGGTAGTTCCTGAACTTTGCGCCCATGTAGATGATGAAGAGCGCAAGACCCATCTCGATGGCCACCATGACGAGGCCGGCCGCTTCCGACGGCGCGGCGAAGTAGACCGCGCCCTCGAACGCATACCGCATGAGCAGGTATATCGAAGCCCCGCCGATAGCGAGAGCCGAGAGGGCGACCACCACGTAGCGAAGTGTCGTCCGCTTCACGAACAATAAAAGGCACGCAACGAGGATGGGGAATAATATTAGGAAGAGCAGCGTCTGCACTATTGTCCCTCGTAGGGTACCTATGCCTTAACTGCATAATTAATCATTCCACATGAGCACCCCGGGGATCGGCCGGTGCATGCCCGGTGCCGCTCAACCGGGCACGGCGGTACGATGAGGAACCTGGGAATCATGCCTGGAGATTGGTATTTGCCGTTATTCCGGTTCGCATGGTATTACGCCCCGGACGCCTCCCCCGTACTCTCCGGCATCTCCCCGGTAGCGCGGGATGAAGTGGATGTGGACATGCATGACGTTCTGCCCCGCGGCCTCCCCGACGTTGACGCCGATGTTGTAGCCGTCGGGGTGGCGGCCGCGGCCGGTGATCTCCCTGCAGTCGTCGATGAGCCGGGCGAGGGCCGTCCTCTCTTCATCGGTCGTATCGAAGTAACTCCCGACGTGCCGGAAGGGGATCACGAGCAGGTGGCCGGGGCTGACCGGGTGGATGTCGTAGCGGGCGTAGCAGAGTTCGTTAGCGGTAACGATATCCTCGGGGGCCGGGTTGCAGAACGGGCATGGCATGGCCCCTGCTCTTTCTCCGATCGCTCATGAGTGTTTTGGCTCGATCGTTCTCACCCGAGCAGGCGGGCGAGGATCTTTCCCGGGAGGCTGCGGGAGAGGGCGATGGCGTGCTCGGTGCACATCTCATGACAGCAGTAGCACCTGATGCAGCGCGTAAGATCGATCGTCGCTCTGCCTTCGGCAACGGTGATCGCGTGGACGGGGCAGATCCGCTCGCACTTCCCACAGCCGATGCACGAAGGAGCGATCACGGCGGGGCGGGGAGCGTAGGTTCGCCCGAATCGCCGGACGACGGCCTGGACGACCCGCCGCCAGATGCCCGTCCTGCCCCCGACGTAGGTCGAGGGTTTCCGGAAGTCCGGAACCGTGAACTCCGCCGGGTCGTCGCCGACCGTCCGGACTCCCTCGGGATCGAGGAGCCCGCGCTCGGCCGCGCTTCTGGTGCTCCCGATCTCGAGCGGGTCCATGCCGATGAGCCGCGCGAGGACAGCGTCCACGGCCGCGTAATCGCTCCCGGCAAGGACGACTCCGATCGTTCGCGGACTGCCGGCCTGAGGCCCGTCCCCCTCCATCCCCACGACCGCGTCCACGATCTGGAGCCGGGGCTGCATACACTCATTGAGGTCGACGAGCATTCGGCCGAAGGCGTACTCGTCCTGGAACCGGAAGTGAAAGACCGGTTTTTCGAGCCCCGGGATCAGCCCGAAGAGGTTCTTCGCGGCGCCGGTCATCCGCGTCCACATGTGGGTCTTGGCTTTGGAGACGACCACGATCGCGTCGGCCTCTACGGCGGGGGTGATGATGGAGAACTGTTTCATCACCTCGCCTTCCGGGAACGGTACTATCTGCGAGCCGGTGTCGTAGTTCAGGGTGGTGCCGGTCTCCTCGGCCACCGCGGCGAACCCGCTCCGCGAATACGCCCGCCGCAGATTCGCCTCGCTGTAGACAATCCCGGCACCGGGGCTGTCGCCGATGACGACCCGGCACCCGTGCTCCGTAAGAAGCCGCGCGATGGCAGCGACGACCTCCGGGTGGGTGGTGACGCACTTCTCAGGCGCCTGCCCCTGCAGGAGGTTCGGTTTGAGGAGGACGCTCTCCCCCGGCGCAACAAACCGCCCGATGCCGCCGATGAGGTCGATTGCACGGCGGACGGCCGCATCGACCTTCTCCGGCGCGTACCCCTCGCACCGGGCGACCGCGACGGTTGCGTCCCGGCCGGCCGGCTGCACTTCATTCCTCCCCGATGCGGCCGAGCGCCTCTTTTGCCGCGAGCATCGCCGCGCCCTGTTTGGTCCTTGCCTCGCCCTCTCCGAATGGAATTCCCCCGACCGTCACCCGTGCGGCCCAGACCGGACAGCTCCCGGGCCCGGTCTGGCGGAAGGCGTACTCGAGTTCGCCGAGGTTCTCCCGGGCGACATGCTCCTGGAGCCGTCCGCGGTAGTTCCTGTGGGTATCGCACTCCGCGATCTCCTCCTCGAAGATCGCGAGCACCACGTCCCGCGCCACGTCGAGGCCCCGGTCGAGGTAGATCGCGCCGATCAGGGCTTCGAAGGCGTCTGCGACGATCGAGTCGGTCGGCGCCTGCCCGCGCCCCCGGACGGCGGCGTCGATGCCGAGGCCCTGCCGTCGAACGATCTCCGCGAGTTTGGTGTTTCTGGTCACCTGGAGCCTCCGGTTCATCTCGCCCGGGGGGAGGTCGTACTCGCCGTAAAGGTGGTCGGCTATGACGAAGTCGAGGACGTAGTTCCCCAGGAACTCGAGCCGTTCGTTGTCCTCGAACGTCGCTATGGGGTACTCTCTGCCGTTCGCGTACGACCGGTGGGTCAGCGCCCGGTCGTAGAGGGGGAGGGCGGTCTTCGCGACGTCGGTGATCCCGAAGGGGGCGCGGGCGAGGAGCGCACGCACCTCCGCTTCCCGGTCGAGGGCGACGGGCATCGGGCGTCGGGTGAGCCTCCTTCCGCAAAGGCCGCCGATACGAATTCTGGTCCAGAGGGTGGAGAGTTTCATGTCCGTCGGGTGCAGGACGCCCTGCCGCTCTTCTCTATAGAATGGCTTATCTTCTGCTGGATAAACTTTTGCCGGATACGGAGCATCCGGGAAACCTTTTCGTTGCCCCCGAAGAGATACTTACTCGTGGTGCTGCCGGAAGCGGGCGAGGCAGGCAGGTGGGTCTACCTGGACATCGAGTTCGGTTACGTCTACGGAACCTGCCGGGCGGTCATGATGCCGATCGAGATCGGTGCGGTTGTCCATAGGCCACAGGATGACAGCGTCCGCTATCTGGGCGAGCAGTTCTGCTACGACGTCGATGTCGAGATATGGAAGAAGGTGACCGACGGGTGCGGCAAGACCGTCGGCGTCGCGACGACCGTGGCGAACATGGGGCGCGGGGAGTACGGGAGGCCCTACAATCACTCCTACCGGATCCCGGGCGCCGGGGTGCCCGCGGCAAAGGCGACGGCACAAAGAGCATTTGCCGATCTCCGCCTCTTCATGGAGTCAATCGTCTCGGCCGGGGATGCCCGGGCAATCGTCGTCTTTGCCGCGAGCATGGAGAAACGAGCCTTCCGGGCCGCGGGCTTCTCGCTCGATGGGTGCATGCTGGTCGACCTCCAGCGGGAGATCCGGAGACACTTCAAGATGAAACAGGTTCTCTCCCTCGATCGCCTCGCCCGGCTCATCGATTTTTCCGCCGACGATTCCGTCGTCGCCTCGACGCACTTCAGGTACCCCGTCCCGCGGGAGTGCCGCCACATCCTCGCCGCCCACCGGGGGATGGGCGACGCCGTCCGGACGTTCCTGCTCGCACGCGAGTTCCAGGAGAATCGCCCGCATATCGAGGAGCGCATCCGCCCTCTGATGGAGACCTGTGGGGGCGACGGCGAGGAGGGGGGCTGCCGGAAGGATTCGGCCGGAGGCGCCGCCGACGGTACGGCGGGAACCTGAGCATAAAACTCCCGTCAGGATCCGCCCTTCACCTGAAGTAGCTCTTTTCGTTCCTGCACCGGCTGTTCCGGCGTGGGTTTGCAGATTTCGTCCGGCTCCCGGTACGGCCCGGTCAGCAGAATGTCGACCTCAGCACCGTCGTCGATGCCTCCGGTGCCTGCGGGGACGTGCAGGTAAGCATCTGCACGCACCAGTGCCATCTGCGGCCCGGCCCCCCGCGGCAGGGGGGTCGCGACGTGCCCGTCGCCGGTCCGGGAGACGGTGAGGAGGACGAACTCGTCGTAGCCGGGGTCGGTCGTGACCGTTCCGGCGAGCCGGACGCGGAGGCGCTCCAGCGGCCGGGGATGAAACCCCCATGCCGCGAGCAGCGGAAGGGCGAGTTCCCGCACGGCTGTCAGGGCGGCGATCGGGTAGCCGGGGAGCCCGATGACCGGTTTGCCGTCGATGCGGCCGATGATGGCCGGTGCGCCCGGCCTCATCGCGACGCCGTGGACGAGCACCTCGCCGAGGTCGCCGATGACGGCGGCGGTGAAGTCCCGTGTGCCTGCCGACGACCCGGCGGAGATCAGGAGGAGATCGTTTTCGCGAACGCCGTTCTTGATGGCCTGCCGGAGCAGTACGGGGTCGTCGCGGACGATTCCGTAGCGTGTGCAGGTGGCGCCGGCCTCGCCGAGCATTGCCGCGCTAACGGCGGTGTTACTCTCGACGGCCCCTCCCGGCCCCGGGCACTCGCCTGCCGGTACCAGTTCGCTCCCCGTCGGGATGAGGCCGACCTTCACCTCCCGCACGTCCACCGCGGCGATCCCGCAGGAGAGGAGCGCCCCGATATCGCAGGGGCGTATCCGGTGCCCGGCCGGGAGGATCGGGTCGCCCTGCCGGATCTCCGAGCCGGCCGGATGGATATGCTCTCCCGGGAGCACCGCTCTCTTCGTGCTCCAGGCCCCGTCTCTGACGACGTCCTCGATCATGACGACCGCATCGTAGCCGGGAGGGATCGCGTTTCCCGTGTTCACCCGGTGCGGGTTCCTGAGCGGGACGGGGCTCCCGCCGCCCGCACCGGTGGTCTCGCCGCTCACGACGGCAAACCCGTCCCTTGCGGCGATCTCTGTTGCCGGGACCGTCAGGAGCGAGTATACGGGCCCTGCCGTCACCCGTCCGGCCGTCCCGGCAACCGGGAGGGTAGCGACCCGGTCGGGGCAGGGGAAGGCCGAGCGCATCATCGCCCGGACTTCCGCGAGCGGTCTTGACGCGAGGCGCCGCCTCACCATGGCGTTATACCCATATCATCGCCTCTTCCCGGCGGCGCCGGCCGCTTTCGCAAAAAAAGTTAGATCCGGGTGTAGAGGTTCGCATACACCGTCTTGCCCTTGGAGACCGGGTGGCGTTCGCCGAGGTCGCCGATGTAGTGGGCGAAGCGGGCGGTCTGGCCGTCGACCTCCTGCTCGACCTCGCCGACCATCTGGAATCCCGGGAGCGGGTTCTCGATCGTCCCGTAGACGTAGATGTCGCCTTTCACCATCTGTCCGCCGACGCGGCCCTTGGCGTTGCCCTTGACGATGACGGTGCCGCCTTCGCCGTGAGTGGAGACGTGAATGTCCGCGTCGCCGCCGATGACGATCGTCCCGCCGTTGATGAACGTGGCGGTATCGTTCGCGACGCTCCCGGCGACCCGGATCAGCCCGCCCTGCATGCCGCGCCACTCGCCGCGGGGGGATGAGCCCAGGTGGCTCCCGGCGTTTCCGTCGACGACGAGTTCGCCGCCTTCCATCCCGATGCCGCAGAACGAGTCGACGTTCCCTTTGACGTAGATCTTCCCGCCTTTCATCCAGCCGCCGATGTACATATCGGCGTTGCCTTCGATGACGATCTCGCCGGCGGTCATCTGCTGCCCGATCCTTTTGACACGGGTGCAGTCTCCCCGGAGGATGATCTTCGTCTCTTCGGCTGTCGGTGCACCGTCGCCCTCGACGGTGAAGTACTTCCCGAGCGGGCTCTTCTGCTTGCCTTCCCAGACATCAAGGGCAGTTATCTCGGCGGCTTTCTTGCCTGCAAAGTTGTCCGGAGTGATGTTCTGCCCCTCAAGCATGAGCTCGGGGGGGTTGGTCAGGGTGAGGATTACTGTCTTCATGCTTCTCATCACCTCATTGTGTCGTATCGACCTCGATAACCCGCGGGTTGTGGAGATGCTCTTCGAAGAGCGAGTAGTTGTCAAGTTTCACGCTGTAGTGCCGGAGGAAGTGCTCGTAGATGTCTCTCTGCACCTGTGCGTTCTCCGGAACCTTCACGTCGACCCAGATCGTCCGCTTCGCGGGCTCCGCGATGACTTCGCCGTTCCGGACGGTCACGATGCCGTCTTTGACGAGCCCGGCGCACCGCGAGAAAGCCTTCTCGATATCCGCCGGGTCGGAGGGCATATTCTCGGGGTTGAGGGCGTAGACGGCGATATCGGCATCCATACCGGGGGCGAGCCCGCCATAGGTGTTGCTGATGCCGAGCGCCTTTGCCGGCCCCGCCCGGGTCATCTGTGCGATCTCGTAGAGGCCGAGTTCGCGATCGATACCGTCGATGGAGGTCGCGTCGATCGTCTTGTCAAGCCACTTGAACGTCTTCATCGTCTCGTCACGCGCAGCCCTGCTCATCAGCCAGGTGATGACGCGCGGGTAGCGGGTGAACGGTCCGGCGTTCGGGTGGTCGGTGGTGATGAACGTCCGCATCATGTCCTTGGAGAAGAGCGCCAGCTCCAGGCCGACCGCCCACTGGATGGTGCAGACCTTGACCTTCGGGCTGTAGATGTAGGGGACGACGCCTGCAGCGGTCTCGAGTTCCACGTCTACGTTCGCCCACTTCAGGTGGTTGAGGGAGCAGAGGTGGTGCTCGAACGGCCCGTCGGCGGTCATGGTTGTGGTCTCGTCGAGGGTCACCTGCCCGATATCGATGGTGAGGTTGTCGTGGGCGTTCACGTAGTCCATCACGTCTTTTGCCCGGGATTCGAAGTTCCCCCAGGAGTCGCCGCCGTAGGAGTGGAACTGGAGGTGCGTGAGGTGCAGCACCTGCTCGCGGCCGAAGTCGTTCTTCGGGGCGTAGCCCTCGGCGAGTTTGAGCGACTCGAGCGTGTCGACGTAGTTGCCCGGGTTCCCGAGGTTGTTACAGTGCAGGTGCACTGAGTGCGGGAGGCCGAGGTGCTCGTTCGTCTCGATGAGCCCCTTCACGATCTCTGCCGGCGTGATGTCGAAGTAGGGAACCGGGTCGTGGATGTTCACGCAGTTCAGGCCCCATCCCCAGGCTTCGGAGCCGCCGGGGTTGACGACCTTGATGCCGAACCCGCGGGTTGCCCGGAGGAGCCAGGCGGTATACGCGGCGTTGTTCTCGATCTCGTTATTTTTGAGGTATTCAAGGGTGAACCAGTTATTCCCGAAGACCGGCATCGCGGCGATGTCGATGATCGGGGTATCCCGGATCTCTTCGTGGACGTGCGGGGAGTGGAGCGGGGGCATCGCCGCCTCGTTGACGAAGACGTAGCCCATCCGCGCGTAGTCGTAGCCGGTCTTGAACGTCGAGGGGACGGAGGAGCCCATCTCCATGCGGCTGCACGTAGGGGATTTGTGGGGGCTCTTGAAGAGTTTGTCCTCCGGCCGGAAGAGCCGGCCGACGTTCACCTTCGGCCCGACCACGTGAGAGTGGACGTCGACGCCGCCCGCCATCACGGTCATGCCGGTCGCGTCGATCGTCTTCGGGCTGGCGAGAAGACTGGTCTCGACGATCTTGCCGTCCTTGACTCCGATGTCCATGCGGTCGCCCTTGATCCCCTGCAGGGGATCGAAGACGAACCCGTTCCTGATCAGTAGTTCGCTCATGCTTCACTCCTCCGCGCGGACGCCGGCCGGTGCGGCCTTTGCCGGTCCTTTCGCAGCCTCTTCGGCATCCAGTTCAGAGAGTCTCTTATGAATCCGCTCGAAGAGCTCCTCGTCGCTGATGACGCCTTCGGGCGGGTCGATGACCTTGCGGTACTGGATCGGGACGTTGTCCATCCGGTAAACAATGCCCGGAACCTCGACCCCGACGATGCCCACCGGAATATGGAGGTCGGAGATCTCGCTCGCCATGCAGATGTTCGGGTCGATGGTGATCCAGGGGTGCTTCCGGAGGTGCTTGACCGCCTCGATCGGGAAGTGGGCGCCGGCATCGGTTCCGATGTTGATGAAAGCGTCCACCTCGTCGCGCATGGCAAGATCGACGGAACTCGTCTCGCCGGGGTTCATGTGGGCGATATCTTTCTTCGTCAGGTCGAGACAGTAGGGGTAGCCATACTGCCATGACCAGACCGCGCCCGGCCCGGTGATGTTGTAGTGGCCCCGCATCGCCATGATCGTCCACTTGGTGTGGTCGTTCAAGTCGCGGGTCAGGCTGATGGCGATGTCCACGTTGTGGTTCCGGCCGTCGGAGTGGCAGAGGCCCATGCCGTAGAAGATGGTGCCGAACCGGGCCTTCTTCATGATATTGGCGACCTCGAGGATCTGCTCGCGCTTGATCCCGGCAACCTCGGCGGGGATCTCGTGGCCGCGGATGGCGGTGCGGAACGCGTTGAAGAGGTCGTAGTCGTGCCCCTGCTTCACCTGCAGGTAGATGTCCGCCACCTGGGCGGTGTCGGTGTGGCGGGGGTCGATGACGATGATCTTGCGGCTCTTGTGGCCCTTGCCGGTGAAGAAGCCGCGGGGGAAGATCGAGTAGCGGGACATGTGCCGCGGGTGGGCGTGGGCGGGGTTTGCGCCCCAGTAGACGATGACGTCCGCCCGGTTCTTCGTCTCGCCGAGGGTGCAGCTCGGGTAGCCGTTGTCGAATATGGCTAAAAATGAGCTCCCGTGGCAGATGGACGCGCAGTTGTCGAGCACGGCCCCCGCTCTCTCGGCGACCTTGGCCGCGGCGGCCATGCCCTCGCAGTTGGTCGACCCGAACCCGTAGATCAGGGGTTTCTTTGCGTTGTAGAGGACTTTCGCCGCGTAGTCGACCGCCTCATCGTAGGAGATATCCTTGTAGGTGCCGTCCGGCTGGCGGAGACGGGGCAGTTTGACCCTCTCGCCACCCGTTGCGTGGTGGAAGATCTGGTTGCCGATGGCACAGGCATTCTCCACCTCGAGGATCTTTTTTCCGTCGTCCGATACGGTCACGACAAGGTCGTCGCAGCAGACGCCGCAGTAGGGGCATCCGACATTCTCAATCTTCTTTGGCATTACTGATCACCTCTCCACATCCCGACGGCTCCCTGGACGAGTTCGAGCGCGCTCTTGCGCCTCTCCCCGTTCACCGACTCGACCGTCACGGGGAAACCGCTGTACTGCGGCTCCCCGGTCGCCTGGGTCCGGGGAGGTACCACCTGGTTTGCCCAGACACCCTGCGGGATGAATGCAAGGCCAGGGTAGAGCGACTGACGCCCTTTGACGGCCTTGACGACCACGCTTCCGCATTCACTCGTCACCCGTACCAGCTGGTTCGGAACCAGGCCGAGCGCCTTAACGTCGTCGTCGTGCATCTCGATGATCGAGCAGGCCTCGAAGTATTCCGGGGTCGTTTTGCCCTTTTCCATCGCAACGCCTTCTTCGATGGAGCGCTGAGTGATCATGTTCAGTGTAATCCTGTTCGCCATGGTTTTGCCTCGATGTAGTTGGAAAGACCGGTCTTCCGGGTTTTCGGGAGACCGGCCGCGTAGGATACGGTAACCCCGGCAACACCCGTCATCGGGTACTCCGTTCTGGGAGGGTCTACCGGGATTCTCTGTACCCGGCGAGCAGAGCCTTCCGGCATGGTGCGGCCCTGCTCACCCGAGGAAACGAAACATCCGGGCGGAGCACCGGGCGGATCGTTTTGTCATAACTTGTAATGTTTTGTATTTAACCATTCCGGATTTGTAAGCAACTAAAGATTACAGGCTTTACATCCTGGTTTTTTAAATGGATTGTTTTTTACCGGATGGGTTGATCCGCAATGCGTTGCAGAATGGCCGGATCACCGGCCGCCGCCGGTCGAGAGTGCGAGAGTCGCAGAATGGGGGGCATGGCGTGGCGGGTGAGGAGTATGCCCTTTTGCCCGGGGTAGACCTGATTGTAGATGTGCTATATACGGAAGTCCTTTTTACATCTTGCCGATGTCATGATCTTTTAACAAACGGCGGTCTGGGTATCTGGTTCTCCGGGAATCCTCCCCGGAGAGGGGTAGGATTATATATTTTTGTGCCCAACCGATATAATCAGGTACAGTTGAATCTTTTTCGGTGTGACAATTTTAATTATTGCTATTACTATTGTTCCACGTAATATTTAATATGTCCCTCCTGCCCGCCTCCTCTCCAGGGCGATAACGCCTTTTGGGCAGTGGGGAGAAACCCTTTTTAATGATCGGGTTCAACTATCTAACCAATTGAATCCCGATTTTAAAATATCCGATTCGAAATATATTTGATATTAATATTACTTTTTGCAAAAAAATCAGTCTTATTTCGCAAATTTTATTAATAGCTCTCCTTCTACTCTTATAGTCCCTTTTGGGACGTGCAGTAGCGGCCTTCTGGGATCTAGAACAGATGACTGTCTCGATCTCTTGCATGAACGGAACGTATTGAACAAGGGTAAAAGGATGAAATACTATGGCTAAATACACGGAAACAATCGATCTCTATTCTGATGACGGGAAGCTGCTCAAGAGCGGCGTCACCCTCGACAGAATCAGCCCGCTGGTTAACCCGGCCACAGGTAAGATCATCGACCTGACCAAGAGGACGATCAGCGTAAACCTCGGCGGCATCCAGGATGCGCTCAAGGTTGGCAAGCTTGGAAAGGGCAAGATCAAGGGAAGAGAACTCGACCTCCCCATCATGGAGAACAAGGACGCGATCGTCGCCAGGATCAAGGAGATGATCCAGGTCGAGGAGGGTGACGACACCGAGATCATGGAGTTCAACGGTGGAAAACTTCTGCTGGTCCAGGTCCCGACGAAGCGCCTGGTCAACGCGTCCACCTACGACGCCGCGATCACCTCGGTCGCAGCCGCGACCACCTTCTCGATCGTTGACCAGTTCAACATCGACGCCTTCAATGCATCCACCGTCAAGGCGGCCTGCTGGGGCAGCTACCCCCACACCCAGGACATGGAAGGTGCGCTTGTCACGTCGATCCTGACGATCCCCCAGAACAACGAGGGTATCGGCTACGCGCTCCGGAACATCCCCGTCAACCACACGGTCATGATGACCGGCAGGAACGCTCTGCAGGGTGCAGCACTCT
This window contains:
- a CDS encoding molybdopterin dinucleotide binding domain-containing protein, yielding MANRITLNMITQRSIEEGVAMEKGKTTPEYFEACSIIEMHDDDVKALGLVPNQLVRVTSECGSVVVKAVKGRQSLYPGLAFIPQGVWANQVVPPRTQATGEPQYSGFPVTVESVNGERRKSALELVQGAVGMWRGDQ
- a CDS encoding formylmethanofuran dehydrogenase subunit B → MPKKIENVGCPYCGVCCDDLVVTVSDDGKKILEVENACAIGNQIFHHATGGERVKLPRLRQPDGTYKDISYDEAVDYAAKVLYNAKKPLIYGFGSTNCEGMAAAAKVAERAGAVLDNCASICHGSSFLAIFDNGYPSCTLGETKNRADVIVYWGANPAHAHPRHMSRYSIFPRGFFTGKGHKSRKIIVIDPRHTDTAQVADIYLQVKQGHDYDLFNAFRTAIRGHEIPAEVAGIKREQILEVANIMKKARFGTIFYGMGLCHSDGRNHNVDIAISLTRDLNDHTKWTIMAMRGHYNITGPGAVWSWQYGYPYCLDLTKKDIAHMNPGETSSVDLAMRDEVDAFINIGTDAGAHFPIEAVKHLRKHPWITIDPNICMASEISDLHIPVGIVGVEVPGIVYRMDNVPIQYRKVIDPPEGVISDEELFERIHKRLSELDAEEAAKGPAKAAPAGVRAEE
- a CDS encoding formylmethanofuran dehydrogenase subunit C produces the protein MKTVILTLTNPPELMLEGQNITPDNFAGKKAAEITALDVWEGKQKSPLGKYFTVEGDGAPTAEETKIILRGDCTRVKRIGQQMTAGEIVIEGNADMYIGGWMKGGKIYVKGNVDSFCGIGMEGGELVVDGNAGSHLGSSPRGEWRGMQGGLIRVAGSVANDTATFINGGTIVIGGDADIHVSTHGEGGTVIVKGNAKGRVGGQMVKGDIYVYGTIENPLPGFQMVGEVEQEVDGQTARFAHYIGDLGERHPVSKGKTVYANLYTRI
- a CDS encoding formylmethanofuran dehydrogenase subunit A, with protein sequence MSELLIRNGFVFDPLQGIKGDRMDIGVKDGKIVETSLLASPKTIDATGMTVMAGGVDVHSHVVGPKVNVGRLFRPEDKLFKSPHKSPTCSRMEMGSSVPSTFKTGYDYARMGYVFVNEAAMPPLHSPHVHEEIRDTPIIDIAAMPVFGNNWFTLEYLKNNEIENNAAYTAWLLRATRGFGIKVVNPGGSEAWGWGLNCVNIHDPVPYFDITPAEIVKGLIETNEHLGLPHSVHLHCNNLGNPGNYVDTLESLKLAEGYAPKNDFGREQVLHLTHLQFHSYGGDSWGNFESRAKDVMDYVNAHDNLTIDIGQVTLDETTTMTADGPFEHHLCSLNHLKWANVDVELETAAGVVPYIYSPKVKVCTIQWAVGLELALFSKDMMRTFITTDHPNAGPFTRYPRVITWLMSRAARDETMKTFKWLDKTIDATSIDGIDRELGLYEIAQMTRAGPAKALGISNTYGGLAPGMDADIAVYALNPENMPSDPADIEKAFSRCAGLVKDGIVTVRNGEVIAEPAKRTIWVDVKVPENAQVQRDIYEHFLRHYSVKLDNYSLFEEHLHNPRVIEVDTTQ
- a CDS encoding NADH-quinone oxidoreductase subunit 5 family protein; translated protein: MQTLLFLILFPILVACLLLFVKRTTLRYVVVALSALAIGGASIYLLMRYAFEGAVYFAAPSEAAGLVMVAIEMGLALFIIYMGAKFRNYLAIALAAVQAALVVYLEATFSGSLHAVNNLFIDQFSIIMALIIGLIGSLIAVYSVRYMETYHHHHPEVRDRQKIFFFVIFAFLAAMFGLVFSNNLMWVFFFWEITTISSFLLIGYSETEEATKNAFRALVMNLLGGVAFVVALIILAATEATSGGIDLARVLASGDTAIILLPAALIGFAGITKAALMPFSSWLLGAMVAPTPVSALLHSSTMVKAGVYILVRFSPVFAGTFAGFSIGLVGAVTFVVASAIAISQNNAKLVLAYSTIANLGLIAACAGVGTYMLVWAAILLIIFHAVAKALLFLGTGAIEHRIGSRDIEDMEGLIVRMPRMAVMMFIGIAGMFLAPFGMLISKWAAIEAFVQVPFGIVFIAILAYGSAVTVFFWAKWMGKLVAVTRNQERVEKGFFEEPWAPLYIITGLVIAAVLLFPVISSVLIEPYVLAIYGVTALMAQANVAIMLLMMALLLVLPVSFLLFRRSAKSLPAYMGGRTATPDLHFSGSLGRTQEAQTRNYYLTEYFGEAKLFLPGAVVCTILILASWVLAGVAL
- a CDS encoding ribonuclease III family protein, producing the protein MKLSTLWTRIRIGGLCGRRLTRRPMPVALDREAEVRALLARAPFGITDVAKTALPLYDRALTHRSYANGREYPIATFEDNERLEFLGNYVLDFVIADHLYGEYDLPPGEMNRRLQVTRNTKLAEIVRRQGLGIDAAVRGRGQAPTDSIVADAFEALIGAIYLDRGLDVARDVVLAIFEEEIAECDTHRNYRGRLQEHVARENLGELEYAFRQTGPGSCPVWAARVTVGGIPFGEGEARTKQGAAMLAAKEALGRIGEE
- a CDS encoding molybdenum cofactor synthesis domain-containing protein, with the protein product MVRRRLASRPLAEVRAMMRSAFPCPDRVATLPVAGTAGRVTAGPVYSLLTVPATEIAARDGFAVVSGETTGAGGGSPVPLRNPHRVNTGNAIPPGYDAVVMIEDVVRDGAWSTKRAVLPGEHIHPAGSEIRQGDPILPAGHRIRPCDIGALLSCGIAAVDVREVKVGLIPTGSELVPAGECPGPGGAVESNTAVSAAMLGEAGATCTRYGIVRDDPVLLRQAIKNGVRENDLLLISAGSSAGTRDFTAAVIGDLGEVLVHGVAMRPGAPAIIGRIDGKPVIGLPGYPIAALTAVRELALPLLAAWGFHPRPLERLRVRLAGTVTTDPGYDEFVLLTVSRTGDGHVATPLPRGAGPQMALVRADAYLHVPAGTGGIDDGAEVDILLTGPYREPDEICKPTPEQPVQERKELLQVKGGS
- a CDS encoding DUF362 domain-containing protein, encoding MQPAGRDATVAVARCEGYAPEKVDAAVRRAIDLIGGIGRFVAPGESVLLKPNLLQGQAPEKCVTTHPEVVAAIARLLTEHGCRVVIGDSPGAGIVYSEANLRRAYSRSGFAAVAEETGTTLNYDTGSQIVPFPEGEVMKQFSIITPAVEADAIVVVSKAKTHMWTRMTGAAKNLFGLIPGLEKPVFHFRFQDEYAFGRMLVDLNECMQPRLQIVDAVVGMEGDGPQAGSPRTIGVVLAGSDYAAVDAVLARLIGMDPLEIGSTRSAAERGLLDPEGVRTVGDDPAEFTVPDFRKPSTYVGGRTGIWRRVVQAVVRRFGRTYAPRPAVIAPSCIGCGKCERICPVHAITVAEGRATIDLTRCIRCYCCHEMCTEHAIALSRSLPGKILARLLG
- a CDS encoding HIT family protein, giving the protein MPCPFCNPAPEDIVTANELCYARYDIHPVSPGHLLVIPFRHVGSYFDTTDEERTALARLIDDCREITGRGRHPDGYNIGVNVGEAAGQNVMHVHIHFIPRYRGDAGEYGGGVRGVIPCEPE